The DNA segment CGGCCCGTGGAAGGCGTGCGTGGTGGCGCTTTGCTACCTGCTTTATCCGCCGCTGCACGGGTCGAACCTGTACGACTTTCACTATCTGCCGCTCGGCACGTTTTTCCTGTGGCTGACGCTGTACGCGCTCGAGTCGCGGCGCACCGTCTTGAGCGTGTTCGCCGTGATCTTGACGTTGTCGGTGCGCGAGGATGTGGCCGCCGGCCTGGGTATCATCGGCGGCCTGCTGCTGCTGACCGGCGAGCGCCCCAAGGCCGGCATCATCGTGGCGATCGTCGGCGTCGGCTACGCCGGGCTCTTGAAGCTGGTGATCATGCCGCACGTGGCGGGTGCGTGGTCGTTCCTGTCGATGTACCAGGGCCTGGTCCCGAGCGGCGAAAACAGTTATGGCGCGATGTTGAAGACCGTGGTGGGCAACCCGGCCTTCACCGTGAACAGCTTGGTCGAACGCGACAAGCTGCTTTACCTGCTGCAGATCTTGGTGCCGCTGGCGTTCATTCCACTTTCGCGGCCACTGACCATCCTGTGCTGCGTGCCGGGCTTCATCTTCACGCTGCTGTCGACCGGCTATGCGCCGCTGTACCAGATTTCGTTTCAGTACACCGCGCACTGGACCACCTATCTGTTCATCGCCGTGGTGCTGGCCGTCGAGGGGATCGATCGACGCGCGCCCAACGACCAGCGCGCAGTCGATCCGCAGGCATCGGTGCGGCAGCGGGCCGCGATGGTCACGCTGGCGCTGGCGTCGCTGGTGGCGTCGCACCAGTACGGAGCGCTGATACAACAGAACACCGTCCGCGGCGGCTTCGGCGTCTATCAATTCGGCACCAGCGCCGCCGATCGCGCCCGCCGCGAAGCACTCTACGCGCTGATAGCCCGGCTCCCGCCGCGCGCCAAGGTCGCCGGCACCGAGACCGTGGTCCCGCAGATCTCGCACCGCCCCGACGCGTACACCGCCCGCATCGGCATCTTCGACGCCGATTACTTGCTGTTCATGATGCCAGCCGGTGGCGAAGAGGGACGCAACATCGCCGCCGGCCTCGCCAGCAGCGGCTACGGCGTCGTCGAAGTGAAAGAGCCGTTCGCGCTGGCCAAGAAGGGCTATTCCACCGCGGCCAACGCCAGCGTGCTGACGCGGGTACGCGGCTACTGACGCGGTTTGATGGTAGTGGTGAGGCGCGCGCCGGCTTCGCTAACTGCGGCTGTCAGCGGGCGGACGCTCGGAAGGCGAAGCAGGCGGCAGGTTGATCTCCTTCGCCACCACGTACAGCGGCCGACGCTTCACCTCTTCGTAGATGCGGCCGACGTATTCGCCCAGCACGCCGGTCATCAGCAACTGCGCCGAGGCCGCGAACGCCACCAACATCATGATGGTCGTCCAGCCGGCCACCGCTTCGTTCGTGAACAGCTTCACGTAGACCGCCCAGGCCGCCACCGCGATGGCCACCAGCCCCGACAACACGCCCAGCCAGGTGGCGAAACGTAGCGGCACGATCGAGAACGACGTGATGCCGTCGATGGCGAAACGCACCATCTTGCGCAGCGGATACTTGGTCTCGCCGGCAAACCGCGCCGGCCGGCTGTACACCACCGCCGTCTGCCGGAAGCCGAGCCAGGCCACCAACCCGCGCACGAACCGGTGCTGTTCGCGCAAGGCGCGCAGGGTCAGCACCACCGGCCGGCTCATCAACCGAAAGTCGCCCACGTCGACGGGGATGGAGACCCCCAGCATCCGGTTCAGCACGCGGTAGTAGATCGCGGCGCTGGTGCGTTTGAACAAGGTCTCGCCGGCCCGTTTTTCGCGCATGGCGTACACGACGTCATAGCCGCCGCGAAATTTCTCCAGCATCTGGGCGACGATCTCGGGCGGGTCCTGCAGATCGGCGTCCATCACCACCACCGCGTCGCCGTCGGCGCGGTCGATGCCGGCGGTGATGGCCAGCTGATGGCCAAAATTGCGGGAAAACGCCACGATCTTGAAGCGG comes from the Polyangia bacterium genome and includes:
- a CDS encoding DUF2079 domain-containing protein yields the protein MGDPVADNPMPELPPSTESPMSSPPAEEPAATATTPAPKAPAHDGVPALTGLTRSLGLLGLEGWSVGLLAWGARAAWRLSAYAVANEITAKGRIVLLADMFGTAFAVCLLAVVYMLVRRRRADVLDVVDGVARRLAPLVVVGLLPFLLNWSIWSGRELSFLVLAAVFTLGVRPLLTMSLSAPPLLGQSLTLIGLGVALHAFRHRHARFFARLPLFIVLGGAVYYAAFFAYHTIVHHRNILSTSLDLGLEDNLVWNALHGGPLFKSSPYSGPTGSHGGNHVTFFAYVIALFYFFAQRAETLLVLQAVVLGAAAIPLFLFARRHIGPWKACVVALCYLLYPPLHGSNLYDFHYLPLGTFFLWLTLYALESRRTVLSVFAVILTLSVREDVAAGLGIIGGLLLLTGERPKAGIIVAIVGVGYAGLLKLVIMPHVAGAWSFLSMYQGLVPSGENSYGAMLKTVVGNPAFTVNSLVERDKLLYLLQILVPLAFIPLSRPLTILCCVPGFIFTLLSTGYAPLYQISFQYTAHWTTYLFIAVVLAVEGIDRRAPNDQRAVDPQASVRQRAAMVTLALASLVASHQYGALIQQNTVRGGFGVYQFGTSAADRARREALYALIARLPPRAKVAGTETVVPQISHRPDAYTARIGIFDADYLLFMMPAGGEEGRNIAAGLASSGYGVVEVKEPFALAKKGYSTAANASVLTRVRGY
- a CDS encoding glycosyltransferase family 2 protein — encoded protein: MAMTSRPKLSLVLPVFNEEEVIPELERRLIAFFAGLQGVGDAWEVIFIDDGSKDRSRELLEAMATRDRRFKIVAFSRNFGHQLAITAGIDRADGDAVVVMDADLQDPPEIVAQMLEKFRGGYDVVYAMREKRAGETLFKRTSAAIYYRVLNRMLGVSIPVDVGDFRLMSRPVVLTLRALREQHRFVRGLVAWLGFRQTAVVYSRPARFAGETKYPLRKMVRFAIDGITSFSIVPLRFATWLGVLSGLVAIAVAAWAVYVKLFTNEAVAGWTTIMMLVAFAASAQLLMTGVLGEYVGRIYEEVKRRPLYVVAKEINLPPASPSERPPADSRS